One stretch of Orcinus orca chromosome 15, mOrcOrc1.1, whole genome shotgun sequence DNA includes these proteins:
- the GATC gene encoding glutamyl-tRNA(Gln) amidotransferase subunit C, mitochondrial isoform X1 codes for MWTRAVWQGLRASAGGRRGFPSKADPQGSRRVTAELIEHLERLALVDFGSQEAVARLEKAIAFADRLRAVDTDGVEPMESVLEDRCLYLRSDNVVEGNCAEELLQNSHRVVEEYFVAPPGMCCPKWLNRLSHTKLRMQ; via the exons ATGTGGACGCGGGCAGTGTGGCAGGGCCTTCGAGCGTCGGCGGGCGGGCGCCGGGGCTTCCCCTCCAAGGCCGATCCTCAG GGAAGCCGCCGGGTCACGGCCGAGCTGATCGAGCACCTGGAGCGGCTAGCGCTTGTGGACTTCGGCAGCCAAGAGGCCGTGGCACGGCTGGAGAAAGCCATCGCCTTCGCCGACCGGCTTCGCGCCGTGGACACGGACGGGGTGGAGCCCATGGAGTCAGTTCTGGAGGACAG ATGTCTGTACTTGAGATCCGACAATGTGGTAGAAGGCAACTGTGCTGAAGAACTACTACAAAACTCCCATCGCGTTGTGGAGGAGTATTTTGTGGCTCCCCCAGGTATGTGTTGCCCAAAATGGCTTAACAGACTGTCCCACACTAAACTAAGAATGCAGTAG
- the TRIAP1 gene encoding TP53-regulated inhibitor of apoptosis 1: MTSESAATADAMNSVGEACTDMKREYDQCFNRWFAEKFLKGDCSGDPCTDLFKRYQQCVQKAIKEKEIPIEGLEFMGHGKEKPESSS; this comes from the exons ATGACATCCGAGAGCGCCGCCACCGCCGACGCCATGAACAGTGTAGGGGAGGCTTGCACCGACATGAAGCGTGAGTACGACCAGTGCTTCAATCGCTGGTTTGCCGAGAAATTCCTCAAGGGGGACTGCTCCGGGGACCCGTGCACCGACCTCTTCAAGCGCTACCAGCAGTGTGTTCAG AAAGCAATAAAGGAGAAGGAGATTCCTATTGAAGGACTGGAGTTCATGGGCCACGGCAAAGAAAAGCCTGAAAGCTCTTCTTGA